From Plasmodium yoelii strain 17X genome assembly, chromosome: 11, a single genomic window includes:
- a CDS encoding suppressor of kinetochore protein 1, putative has protein sequence MKNDKIKLVSFEGDEFIVDKYTASMSTVIFNILEVMTSEEDTIPLPNIKTQILKKIIEYMEYHIHNPPDEIPKPLITSNLQDVVSVWDYDFVNTDKETLYELIEASNYLDIKPLLDLTCGKIASMMKDKTTEEIRAEFDIVNDFTREEEMQIREENKWCGDI, from the exons atgaaaaatgataaaataaaattggtAAGTTTTGAAGGGGATGAATTTATTGTGGATAAATATACAGCTTCCATGTCCACagtaatatttaatatacttgaag ttATGACTTCAGAGGAAGATACAATTCCCCttccaaatataaaaacacaaattttaaaaaaaataattgaataTATGGAATATCATATCCATAACCCGCCTGATGAAATACCCAAACCCTTGATAACCTCAAATTTACAAGAC GTTGTGTCAGTTTGGGATTATGATTTTGTTAACACAGACAAGGAAACCCTTTACGAACTTATAGAG GCTTCCAATTATCTCGACATAAAACCGCTCTTGGATTTAACGTGTGGGAAAATTGCTTCAATGATGAAAGACAAAACAACTGAAGAAATTCGAGCAGAATTTGATATTGTGAATGATTTTACAAGAGAAGAGGAAATGCAG ATACGAGAAGAAAACAAATGGTGTGGAGACATTTAA